A region from the Lysobacter antibioticus genome encodes:
- a CDS encoding extracellular catalytic domain type 1 short-chain-length polyhydroxyalkanoate depolymerase, whose amino-acid sequence MWLSSIALRHRFLCALAALLLVSSIPAPAYAAGYFRDLYVSLAGARDYHGYVPSSYRPGVPMPMLVALHGCTENDVGFELLSGWTQLAEQRGFIVVFPDQNNLANPLGCWNWYLESNQHRGLGEPSIIAGITNKLRSRYSVDPRRIYVTGVSAGGVMANIMAVAYPDLYAAASILAGCEYDCDILQLQSPETSGNKAIAEMGSRRRAVPTLIFQGTADLVVAPATAERIVGQWATVAGIDTVADEVVHGQVPGGRSYTHKVYRAAATGPSLIESYLIDGAGHAYPGGCPCSLYGDPSGPDASGLTWDFFLAHPKP is encoded by the coding sequence ATGTGGTTATCGTCCATCGCCCTGCGCCATCGCTTCCTGTGCGCACTCGCCGCCCTGTTGTTGGTGTCGTCGATCCCGGCGCCCGCATACGCAGCCGGCTATTTCCGCGACCTCTACGTCAGCCTGGCCGGCGCCCGCGATTACCACGGCTACGTGCCGAGCAGTTACCGCCCCGGCGTGCCGATGCCGATGCTGGTGGCCCTGCACGGCTGCACCGAGAACGACGTCGGTTTCGAGTTGCTCTCGGGCTGGACCCAGCTCGCCGAGCAACGCGGTTTCATCGTCGTCTTTCCCGACCAGAACAACCTCGCCAATCCGCTCGGCTGCTGGAACTGGTACCTGGAAAGCAACCAGCATCGCGGCCTCGGCGAGCCGTCGATCATTGCCGGCATCACCAACAAGCTGCGCTCGCGCTACAGCGTCGATCCGCGGCGGATCTACGTCACCGGCGTGTCCGCCGGCGGGGTCATGGCCAACATCATGGCCGTCGCCTATCCCGACCTGTACGCCGCTGCCAGCATCCTCGCCGGCTGCGAGTACGACTGCGACATCCTGCAACTGCAGTCGCCCGAAACCTCCGGCAACAAGGCCATCGCCGAGATGGGCAGCCGCCGGCGCGCCGTGCCCACCCTGATTTTCCAGGGCACTGCCGACCTCGTCGTCGCCCCGGCCACCGCCGAGCGCATCGTCGGGCAGTGGGCGACGGTCGCGGGCATCGACACCGTCGCCGACGAGGTGGTGCACGGCCAGGTGCCGGGCGGCCGCTCCTACACCCACAAGGTGTATCGCGCAGCGGCGACCGGCCCGTCCTTGATCGAGTCCTATCTGATCGACGGCGCCGGCCATGCCTATCCCGGCGGCTGCCCTTGCAGCCTCTACGGCGATCCCTCCGGCCCCGATGCCAGCGGTCTCACTTGGGATTTCTTTCTCGCCCATCCCAAGCCCTGA
- a CDS encoding MaoC family dehydratase, whose amino-acid sequence MSQRYTFENLGEYASKELGVSPWQTVDQTMIDRFAETTGDRQWIHVDVERCRKESPFGGTIAHGFLLLSLLAPLQMQLGILPEDISQALNAGLGEVRFQAPVLAGERVRVRVALVRVEAKGEGRLLMITRNVMEIDGKDKPALVAEMAAMLYR is encoded by the coding sequence ATGAGCCAGCGCTATACCTTCGAAAATCTCGGCGAGTACGCATCGAAGGAGCTCGGTGTATCCCCCTGGCAGACGGTCGACCAGACGATGATCGACCGATTCGCCGAGACCACCGGCGACCGCCAGTGGATCCATGTCGATGTCGAACGCTGCCGCAAGGAGAGCCCGTTCGGCGGCACCATCGCCCACGGTTTCCTGTTGTTGTCGTTGCTCGCGCCGCTGCAGATGCAGCTCGGCATCCTGCCCGAAGACATTTCGCAGGCCCTCAACGCCGGTCTCGGCGAGGTCAGGTTCCAGGCGCCGGTGCTGGCCGGCGAGCGGGTGCGGGTGCGAGTGGCCCTGGTCCGCGTCGAAGCGAAGGGCGAGGGCCGCCTGCTGATGATCACCCGCAACGTCATGGAAATAGACGGCAAGGACAAGCCGGCGCTGGTCGCCGAGATGGCGGCGATGCTGTACCGCTGA
- a CDS encoding helix-turn-helix domain-containing protein gives MFATEVAAPTAFPAKAAAGPRIAMGGWSTVHSPGFGSADIQLTRPEGRMGWLASQSVGALQLNHIALSGLHMRRTPQHLSGLAQNYVLALPAAGSSRNVVGGHEVILVPDRIYLISAAVVGEVQPEGCYKSFNTLIPTHLLQQRVSHLPTVFSAPLDGTDPRAELLGAYARQIDRLAKQLGEGEAQVLTTQLCDLVALMLRGDSRTFCDDRSLAAAHKQRALDFIEAHYSNEDLSAEMIAQRCSISEGYLHRLFRDSGQSVMERLRALRLGKAHDMLSNAALAKLPISEIAYRNGFRSQSNFCRVFRQHFGVSPSELRRH, from the coding sequence ATGTTCGCAACCGAGGTTGCAGCGCCGACTGCATTCCCCGCCAAGGCCGCGGCGGGTCCACGGATCGCGATGGGCGGCTGGTCGACCGTGCATTCGCCGGGCTTCGGCAGCGCCGACATTCAACTGACCCGTCCCGAAGGACGCATGGGCTGGCTGGCGAGCCAATCGGTCGGCGCGCTGCAACTCAACCACATCGCCCTCAGCGGCCTGCACATGCGCCGCACTCCGCAGCATCTGTCGGGCCTGGCGCAGAACTACGTGCTCGCCCTGCCCGCCGCCGGCAGCTCGCGCAACGTCGTCGGCGGCCACGAAGTGATCCTGGTGCCGGACCGCATCTATCTGATCTCGGCCGCGGTGGTCGGCGAAGTCCAACCGGAAGGCTGCTACAAAAGCTTCAACACCCTGATACCGACGCATCTGCTGCAGCAACGCGTGTCGCATCTGCCGACCGTGTTCTCGGCGCCGCTGGACGGCACCGATCCGCGCGCGGAATTGCTCGGCGCCTATGCGCGGCAGATCGACCGCCTGGCCAAGCAACTCGGCGAAGGCGAGGCGCAGGTGCTGACCACCCAGCTGTGCGACCTGGTCGCGCTGATGCTGCGCGGCGATTCGCGCACCTTCTGCGACGACCGCTCGCTGGCTGCCGCGCACAAGCAGCGCGCGCTGGATTTCATCGAGGCGCATTACTCGAACGAAGACTTGTCGGCCGAAATGATCGCCCAGCGCTGCAGCATTTCCGAAGGCTATCTGCACCGTCTGTTCCGCGACAGCGGGCAGTCGGTGATGGAGCGGCTGCGCGCCCTGCGCCTGGGCAAGGCCCACGACATGCTCAGCAATGCCGCTTTGGCGAAACTGCCGATCTCCGAGATCGCCTACCGCAACGGCTTCCGGTCGCAGTCGAATTTCTGCCGCGTGTTCCGTCAGCACTTCGGGGTTTCGCCGAGCGAACTGCGCCGCCACTGA
- a CDS encoding TonB-dependent receptor — protein sequence MRHRLLSVAIGVAMSTQLSAVRAQEVQGASPETGTAAEAAPIESEKKPTQLESITVTARKREETLQDVPVAVSAFTASALFKQNVQTLADLQGKVPSLQVYAARGSNTTLTAYIRGIGQSDPTWGFDPAVGVYLDDVYLARPQGALLDVFDVSRIEVLRGPQGSLYGKNTIGGAIKYVSSPLPKSTQGSIEATVGTHGERGAKASLGGASDDGVWRARVAVASMHNDGYGKNLVQDSRNGNKNTNAARATFGYFPSDNFNVELALDGMHDNSNPRGAKMLKANKYYPAYRPLASDFDTRSAMPQVNHSELEGAALTFKWIASADWAFKSITAYRSSSTQSNIDFDTLPERIGEASGGYSDHQFSQELQANYDAGGKLHGVFGLFYFRGAAGGINRSTFLGSPPYTALRLSQYAVSSGRIGTRSIAAYGDFTWDLDPQWSLDLGLRLTEETKDALIQNYAYADGAFQVPIAELADFTGSHTSRNVSPKLTLSWRANDHVNLYASYNAGFHSGGYNIRANCAVIPASCRPIDDEKVQSYELGSKMTFFDDRLMMNTSLFHNDYSNIQLSVFTSYTLPNGSPGFFGDFTNAGKGTIQGLEHEFAWKPSEHWTLSGNVAYLRSKYDEYRSGGVDIADSQRFTNAPKWSGGLSLDALYPLASGGSLGGRINYSYQSKTYPETTLSPLIAQPAYGLWNAGLIWQINQPWTLSLQGSNLGNKSYRSTGYHIAALDIVTGFYGAPRTVSLSARYEF from the coding sequence ATGAGACACAGGCTTTTGAGCGTGGCGATCGGTGTGGCGATGTCGACGCAACTGTCGGCGGTACGGGCGCAGGAGGTGCAGGGGGCATCGCCCGAGACCGGAACCGCGGCCGAAGCGGCGCCGATCGAATCGGAAAAGAAACCCACCCAGTTGGAATCGATCACGGTGACCGCGCGCAAACGCGAGGAAACCCTGCAGGACGTGCCGGTCGCGGTCAGCGCCTTCACCGCCTCGGCCCTGTTCAAGCAGAACGTGCAGACCCTCGCCGACCTGCAAGGCAAGGTGCCGTCGCTGCAGGTGTATGCGGCGCGCGGTTCCAACACCACCCTGACCGCCTACATCCGCGGCATCGGCCAGTCCGACCCGACCTGGGGTTTCGACCCGGCGGTGGGCGTGTACCTCGACGACGTCTATCTGGCGCGGCCGCAGGGCGCCTTGCTCGATGTGTTCGACGTCAGTCGCATCGAAGTACTGCGCGGCCCGCAGGGCAGCCTGTACGGCAAGAACACCATCGGCGGCGCGATCAAGTACGTGTCGAGCCCCTTGCCCAAGAGCACTCAAGGTTCCATCGAGGCCACCGTGGGCACGCACGGCGAACGTGGCGCCAAGGCCAGCCTGGGCGGCGCCAGCGACGATGGCGTCTGGCGCGCCCGCGTCGCCGTCGCCAGCATGCACAACGACGGCTACGGCAAGAACCTGGTCCAGGACAGCCGCAACGGCAACAAGAACACCAATGCCGCGCGCGCCACCTTCGGCTATTTCCCGTCCGACAACTTCAACGTCGAACTCGCGCTCGACGGCATGCACGACAACTCCAATCCGCGCGGCGCCAAGATGTTGAAGGCGAACAAGTATTATCCCGCCTACCGGCCGCTCGCCAGCGACTTCGACACCCGCAGCGCCATGCCCCAGGTCAACCACAGCGAGCTGGAAGGCGCGGCGCTGACCTTCAAATGGATCGCCAGCGCCGACTGGGCGTTCAAGTCGATCACCGCCTACCGCAGCTCGTCGACCCAGAGCAACATCGATTTCGATACCTTGCCGGAACGCATCGGCGAAGCTTCCGGCGGTTACAGCGATCATCAGTTCAGCCAGGAACTGCAGGCCAACTACGATGCCGGCGGCAAGCTCCACGGCGTGTTCGGCCTGTTCTACTTCAGGGGCGCGGCCGGCGGCATCAACCGCAGCACCTTCCTGGGCTCGCCGCCGTACACCGCGTTGCGGCTGTCGCAGTATGCGGTCAGCAGCGGGCGCATCGGCACCCGCAGCATCGCCGCCTACGGCGATTTCACCTGGGATCTCGACCCGCAGTGGAGCCTCGACCTGGGGCTGCGCCTGACCGAAGAAACCAAGGACGCGCTGATCCAGAACTATGCCTATGCCGACGGCGCCTTCCAGGTGCCGATCGCCGAGCTGGCCGACTTCACCGGTTCCCACACCTCGCGCAACGTATCGCCGAAGCTGACTTTGTCCTGGCGCGCCAACGATCACGTCAACCTGTATGCCAGCTACAACGCCGGCTTCCATTCCGGCGGCTACAACATCCGCGCCAACTGCGCGGTGATCCCGGCCTCGTGCCGGCCGATCGACGACGAGAAGGTCCAGTCCTACGAGCTGGGCAGCAAGATGACCTTCTTCGACGACCGCCTGATGATGAACACCTCGTTGTTCCACAACGACTACAGCAACATCCAGTTGTCGGTGTTCACCTCCTACACCTTGCCGAACGGCAGCCCGGGCTTCTTCGGCGACTTCACCAACGCCGGCAAGGGCACCATCCAGGGACTGGAGCACGAGTTCGCCTGGAAACCCTCCGAGCATTGGACGCTCAGCGGCAACGTCGCTTACCTGCGCAGCAAGTACGACGAGTATCGCAGCGGCGGAGTCGACATCGCTGACAGCCAGCGCTTCACCAACGCACCGAAGTGGTCGGGCGGGCTGAGTCTGGACGCGCTGTATCCGCTCGCGAGCGGCGGCAGCCTCGGCGGACGCATCAACTACAGCTACCAGAGCAAGACCTATCCCGAGACCACGTTGTCGCCGTTGATCGCGCAGCCGGCCTACGGCCTGTGGAACGCCGGCCTGATCTGGCAGATCAACCAGCCGTGGACCTTGAGCCTGCAGGGCAGCAACCTGGGCAACAAATCGTATCGCAGCACCGGTTACCACATCGCAGCGCTCGACATCGTCACCGGTTTCTACGGCGCGCCGCGCACCGTAAGCCTGTCGGCGCGCTACGAATTCTGA
- a CDS encoding alpha/beta fold hydrolase, protein MSAEPYDALHWHSRDGLRLYARDYPAAIYADARPRCPVICIPGLTRNSADFDEIATVLAAAGRRVLAVDLRGRGRSQYADDPSTYSADRYALDILDLMAAQSIPRAVFIGTSLGVWVTMTVAVKQPAAVAAAVLNDAGPQAPKSALDRIARYAGVPVPAMTREDAAAYIERIGSAAYPKYTRADWARMIERMFRIRDDGLLVLDYDPKIIRTVSPTKLWLLRPLMWHLYRKLAAGRPILLLRGALSDILEAKTARRMAAVSPLVRLVEVPDVGHAPSLSELDARIGIETLLDVAD, encoded by the coding sequence ATGTCGGCTGAACCCTACGACGCATTGCATTGGCACAGCCGCGACGGGCTGCGGCTGTACGCCCGCGATTACCCCGCGGCGATCTACGCCGACGCGAGGCCGCGCTGCCCGGTGATCTGCATTCCGGGCCTGACCCGCAACTCGGCCGATTTCGACGAGATCGCCACGGTGCTCGCCGCGGCCGGGCGGCGCGTGCTGGCGGTGGATCTGCGCGGCCGCGGCCGCTCGCAGTACGCCGATGACCCCTCAACCTACAGCGCCGACCGTTATGCGCTGGATATTCTCGATCTGATGGCCGCGCAATCGATTCCGCGCGCGGTTTTCATCGGCACCTCGCTCGGCGTGTGGGTGACCATGACCGTGGCGGTGAAGCAGCCTGCGGCGGTGGCGGCGGCGGTGCTCAACGACGCCGGCCCGCAGGCGCCGAAGTCGGCGCTGGACCGGATCGCGCGCTACGCCGGCGTGCCGGTGCCGGCGATGACGCGCGAGGACGCGGCGGCGTATATCGAACGCATCGGCAGCGCCGCCTATCCGAAGTACACGCGCGCGGACTGGGCGCGAATGATCGAGCGTATGTTCCGGATTCGCGACGATGGCCTGCTGGTGCTCGATTACGACCCGAAGATCATCCGCACGGTCAGCCCGACCAAGCTGTGGCTGCTGCGCCCGCTGATGTGGCACCTGTACCGCAAGCTCGCCGCCGGCCGGCCGATCCTGCTGCTGCGCGGTGCTTTGTCCGACATCCTCGAGGCCAAGACTGCGCGGCGCATGGCCGCGGTGTCGCCCTTGGTGCGCCTGGTCGAGGTGCCCGATGTCGGCCATGCGCCGTCCTTGTCGGAACTGGATGCCCGGATCGGCATAGAAACCCTGCTCGACGTTGCGGATTGA
- a CDS encoding class I adenylate-forming enzyme family protein, with amino-acid sequence MLDAPQPLLPEIFALHGRWRARSPALVAPQRTLDWQSLDRSTNRIANALIGAGARHGDRVAMLMSNCIEMAELIVGIMKAGCVAVPLNTAISAESAASMLADSGAVFVFATADHAARVGAIAGIARIEVAGEGAPATAGWRGYADWLGGADAHPPAVPVAATDLCNIIYSSGTTGEPKGIVHTHGTRVAWAYDAALALRYHAGARTLLVTGLYSNISWAALLGTWLSGGTVVLRHVFDVADTLATIARERITHTAMVPVQYQRLLDHPQFRTTDRSSLQAIMSVGSSLPLATKAGLIETCRCDVIEVYGTTEGIITALDPEDAEGHLASVGKPLPGVDLLILDEHDRPLEAGEAGEIVGRSRFAMAGYWRRPEATAQALWVDEAGRTWLRTGDIGRLDEEGYLYILDRKKDLIISGGQNIYPADIEAVLMQHAAIAECAVIGVPSPVWGESPLALVIVKDAEAGDGEAIKHWLNERVGKQQRVAAVEIRDHLPRNPTGKLLKRELRAPYWPSV; translated from the coding sequence ATGCTGGATGCACCGCAACCGCTGTTGCCCGAGATCTTCGCCCTGCACGGCCGCTGGCGCGCGCGCTCGCCAGCGCTGGTCGCGCCGCAGCGTACCCTGGACTGGCAAAGCCTGGACCGCAGCACCAACCGCATCGCCAATGCCCTGATCGGCGCCGGCGCGCGCCACGGCGACCGCGTCGCGATGCTGATGTCCAACTGCATCGAGATGGCCGAGTTGATCGTCGGCATCATGAAGGCCGGCTGCGTCGCCGTGCCGCTGAACACCGCGATCAGCGCCGAGAGCGCGGCGAGCATGTTGGCCGATTCCGGGGCCGTATTCGTATTCGCGACCGCCGATCACGCCGCCCGCGTCGGTGCGATCGCCGGCATCGCCCGCATCGAAGTCGCAGGCGAGGGCGCCCCGGCCACGGCCGGTTGGCGCGGGTATGCCGATTGGCTCGGCGGCGCCGACGCGCATCCGCCGGCGGTGCCGGTGGCCGCGACCGATCTGTGCAACATCATCTATTCCTCGGGCACCACCGGCGAGCCGAAAGGCATCGTCCACACGCATGGCACGCGCGTGGCCTGGGCCTACGACGCGGCGCTGGCGCTGCGTTATCACGCCGGGGCCCGCACCCTGCTGGTCACCGGGCTGTACTCGAACATCAGCTGGGCGGCCTTGCTCGGCACCTGGTTGAGCGGCGGCACGGTGGTGTTGCGGCACGTCTTCGACGTCGCCGACACCCTGGCGACGATCGCGCGCGAGCGCATCACCCACACCGCGATGGTGCCGGTGCAGTACCAGCGCCTGCTCGATCATCCGCAGTTCCGGACCACCGACCGCTCCTCGCTGCAAGCGATCATGAGCGTGGGTTCGTCCTTGCCGCTGGCGACCAAGGCCGGCCTGATCGAGACCTGCCGCTGCGATGTGATCGAGGTTTACGGCACCACCGAAGGCATCATCACCGCGCTCGACCCGGAGGACGCCGAGGGCCATCTCGCCTCGGTCGGCAAGCCCTTGCCGGGTGTCGACCTGCTGATTCTCGACGAACACGATCGCCCGCTCGAAGCCGGCGAGGCCGGCGAAATCGTCGGCCGCAGCCGTTTCGCCATGGCGGGGTATTGGCGCCGGCCCGAGGCGACCGCGCAGGCCTTGTGGGTCGACGAGGCCGGACGCACCTGGCTGCGCACCGGCGACATCGGCCGCCTCGACGAGGAGGGTTATCTGTACATCCTCGACCGCAAGAAGGACCTGATCATCTCCGGCGGCCAGAACATCTATCCGGCCGACATAGAAGCCGTGCTGATGCAGCACGCCGCGATCGCCGAATGCGCGGTGATCGGCGTGCCGAGCCCGGTCTGGGGCGAATCGCCGCTGGCCCTGGTGATCGTCAAGGACGCCGAGGCCGGCGACGGCGAAGCGATCAAGCACTGGCTCAACGAGCGGGTCGGCAAACAGCAGCGGGTCGCCGCGGTCGAGATCCGCGATCACTTGCCGCGTAACCCGACCGGCAAGCTGCTCAAGCGCGAGCTGCGCGCGCCGTACTGGCCGAGCGTCTGA
- a CDS encoding class I SAM-dependent DNA methyltransferase: protein MHTMDSQFDALADAYESSIDEMPFRRHIEMHSVLRVVGDTRGLRVLDLGCGSGLYTRAIAERGARRVVGMDVSAGMISHARAHERLAPLGISYYWRDAARDPSTVAEDLGERFDLVTAVYVLPYAESRAGLSAICRTAFEALSGPGDRFVAAVLNPEFSSDEQWYRHYGMTLSAAQGRQEGAPVHLHAWFGEHTLDLDAFYWSRDAHDRAFREAGFSSTQWHMPTLSETGRSVRDDDFWHNYLEQPHALIVEATR from the coding sequence ATGCACACGATGGACAGCCAGTTCGATGCGCTCGCCGACGCCTACGAGAGCAGCATCGACGAAATGCCGTTTCGCCGCCATATCGAAATGCACAGCGTGCTGCGCGTGGTCGGCGACACCCGCGGCCTGCGCGTGCTCGACCTGGGCTGCGGCAGCGGGCTCTACACCCGCGCCATCGCCGAGCGCGGCGCACGCCGCGTGGTCGGCATGGACGTGTCGGCCGGGATGATCAGCCACGCCCGTGCCCACGAGCGCCTGGCCCCGCTCGGTATCAGCTACTACTGGCGCGATGCCGCGCGCGACCCGAGCACCGTCGCCGAGGACCTCGGCGAGCGCTTCGATCTGGTCACGGCGGTGTATGTATTGCCGTATGCCGAATCCCGCGCAGGCCTGAGCGCGATCTGCCGCACCGCCTTCGAGGCCTTGTCCGGCCCGGGCGACCGTTTCGTCGCGGCGGTGCTGAACCCGGAGTTCTCCAGCGACGAACAGTGGTACCGGCATTACGGCATGACCCTGAGCGCCGCGCAGGGCCGGCAGGAAGGCGCGCCGGTGCACCTGCACGCCTGGTTCGGCGAGCACACGCTCGACCTGGATGCGTTCTATTGGTCGCGCGACGCGCACGACCGCGCCTTCCGCGAGGCCGGTTTCAGTAGCACGCAGTGGCACATGCCGACCCTGTCGGAGACCGGACGCAGCGTCAGGGACGACGACTTCTGGCACAACTACCTCGAGCAGCCTCATGCCTTGATCGTCGAGGCCACCCGCTGA
- a CDS encoding cytochrome P450 yields the protein MPSPLDQAQDILSYPFAIGPLGTPPETIAWARKHRPVCPISLPSGTRAWMVTNKDDIGLVLSDKRFSRDLTYAGAPRFVGEDFTAVPGGLFNLDPPDHTRVRRVIGHFYTRSGVERFRPLVERHAAQLLDAMAEGDNPADLMQAYSTQLPLHSSCDMLQVPVDFREQYLAYFHTQTNYQATAEEVAQATAKILDFSRDIVALKRRHPGLADPIGALIEARRQGLIDEDELVGTVCYLFVTGSEPLIPPLSTGVLTLLEHRAQLQQCIDDPTLWPKAIEEVLRYHHNGVLGLPRVATEDVALKDTVIRRGEAVCATMLGVTWDPKYYRHPAKFDIHRSTDGTATFGAGPHFCLGSALVRMFLEVAYRMLFARFPRLALAVPASEIPWEENILFIRPVSLPVAW from the coding sequence ATGCCCAGCCCGCTCGATCAAGCCCAGGACATCCTCAGCTATCCGTTCGCCATCGGCCCGCTCGGCACGCCGCCCGAGACCATCGCCTGGGCGCGCAAACACCGGCCGGTGTGCCCGATCAGCCTGCCCAGCGGCACCCGCGCCTGGATGGTCACGAACAAGGACGACATCGGCCTGGTCCTCAGCGACAAACGCTTCTCCCGCGACCTGACCTACGCGGGCGCACCGCGCTTCGTCGGCGAGGATTTCACCGCGGTGCCCGGCGGCCTGTTCAATCTCGATCCGCCCGACCACACCCGGGTACGCCGGGTCATCGGCCATTTCTACACCCGCAGCGGCGTCGAGCGGTTCCGTCCGCTGGTCGAACGGCATGCCGCGCAGTTGCTCGACGCCATGGCCGAGGGCGACAACCCCGCCGACCTGATGCAGGCCTATTCCACCCAACTGCCGCTGCACAGCAGCTGCGACATGCTGCAGGTGCCGGTGGATTTTCGCGAGCAGTACCTGGCGTACTTCCATACCCAAACCAATTACCAAGCGACGGCGGAGGAAGTCGCGCAGGCGACGGCCAAGATCCTGGATTTCTCGCGCGACATCGTCGCGCTCAAGCGCAGGCACCCCGGCCTCGCCGATCCCATCGGCGCCTTGATCGAAGCGCGGAGGCAAGGCTTGATCGACGAAGACGAACTCGTCGGCACCGTCTGCTATCTGTTCGTCACCGGCTCGGAGCCGCTGATCCCGCCGCTGTCGACCGGCGTGTTGACCTTGCTGGAACATCGCGCCCAGTTGCAGCAGTGCATCGACGATCCCACCCTCTGGCCCAAGGCGATCGAAGAGGTGTTGCGCTATCACCATAACGGCGTGCTGGGCCTGCCGCGCGTGGCCACCGAAGACGTGGCGCTCAAGGACACGGTGATCCGTCGCGGCGAAGCGGTATGCGCCACCATGCTCGGCGTGACCTGGGACCCGAAGTACTACAGGCACCCGGCCAAATTCGATATCCACCGCTCGACTGACGGCACCGCGACCTTCGGCGCCGGCCCGCACTTCTGCCTCGGTTCGGCGCTGGTGCGGATGTTCCTGGAAGTCGCCTATCGCATGTTGTTCGCTCGCTTTCCGCGCCTCGCCCTCGCCGTACCCGCCAGCGAGATTCCCTGGGAGGAGAACATCCTCTTCATCCGGCCGGTCAGCCTGCCGGTCGCCTGGTGA
- a CDS encoding tRNA-dependent cyclodipeptide synthase — MSVSIAAETLDRPRLPIAADDASGRPYAHPYTDACAAIVDRAEHVVIGLSPFNGYFSAIAIQRMIAWGCRHFRKVDVLLPGYEAIYTLTAAGVAPIEATRKLRRELLRLRNTSLRSLQDHDVEQPQQRIRSWTRLLENRSYLALRQQVRRSYHEDFSVRQACRNAAINAVEGAMGRRPDERQLAQAVHYPLAELPFFVDSPAIYGVRSSVFAYPRPIALVRSLSIGSDAALARTDGQGFVSFE, encoded by the coding sequence ATGTCTGTCTCGATCGCCGCCGAAACACTGGACCGCCCTCGCCTGCCGATCGCCGCCGACGACGCCTCCGGCCGACCGTACGCGCATCCCTACACCGATGCCTGCGCAGCCATTGTCGACAGGGCCGAACATGTCGTGATCGGGCTGAGTCCGTTCAACGGCTATTTCAGCGCCATCGCCATCCAGCGCATGATCGCCTGGGGTTGCCGGCACTTCCGCAAGGTCGACGTGCTGCTGCCGGGCTACGAGGCGATCTATACGCTCACCGCCGCGGGTGTCGCTCCGATCGAGGCGACGCGCAAGCTCAGGCGCGAATTGCTGCGGCTGCGCAACACCAGCCTGCGTAGCCTGCAGGACCACGATGTCGAGCAGCCGCAGCAACGCATCCGCAGTTGGACGCGGCTGCTCGAAAACCGCTCCTACCTGGCCTTGCGGCAGCAAGTACGGCGCTCCTATCACGAAGATTTCTCGGTGCGGCAAGCCTGCCGCAACGCCGCGATCAACGCGGTCGAAGGCGCCATGGGCCGGCGCCCGGACGAGAGGCAGCTCGCCCAGGCCGTCCATTACCCGCTCGCCGAGCTGCCCTTCTTCGTCGACAGCCCGGCGATCTACGGCGTGCGCAGCTCGGTCTTCGCCTACCCGCGACCGATCGCCCTGGTCCGCTCGCTGTCGATCGGAAGCGACGCCGCGCTCGCCCGGACCGATGGTCAAGGATTCGTCTCGTTCGAATAG
- a CDS encoding DUF2834 domain-containing protein, translating into MKLRHWYLLLCLPGSLLPYAQLLPWLVEHGPDLPRFFAELFSTRIGAFFGMDVLVSALVLLVFIASEGRRLRVRRLWAPVVATLLVGVSLGLPLFLYQRQAKLDAGMP; encoded by the coding sequence ATGAAACTCAGACATTGGTATCTGCTGCTGTGCCTGCCGGGATCGCTGCTGCCGTATGCGCAGTTGCTGCCGTGGCTGGTCGAGCACGGCCCGGATCTGCCGCGTTTCTTCGCCGAGCTGTTTTCCACGCGCATCGGCGCCTTCTTCGGCATGGACGTGCTGGTGTCGGCGCTGGTGCTGCTGGTGTTTATCGCAAGCGAAGGCCGTCGCCTGCGCGTGCGCCGTCTGTGGGCGCCGGTCGTCGCGACCCTGCTCGTGGGAGTATCCCTGGGGCTGCCGTTGTTTCTGTATCAGCGCCAGGCGAAACTCGATGCCGGTATGCCCTGA